One Epinephelus moara isolate mb chromosome 20, YSFRI_EMoa_1.0, whole genome shotgun sequence genomic window carries:
- the LOC126407469 gene encoding fibroblast growth factor 6-like, which translates to MAVAQRLLVSMSCEAGTPHWTLTAVVLLGFLLGIVSAYPLPSSRTNATLLEKRWETLFSRSVLGISGEKPELNWESDYLLGIKRVRRLYCNVGIGFHLQILPDGRINGVHNENQYSLIEISTVERGVVSLYGVKSELFVAMNSRGRLYGTTVFHDECKFKESMLPNNYNAYESLVYRGSYIALSKHGRVKRGNKATTAMTVTHFLPRI; encoded by the exons ATGGCCGTTGCGCAAAGGCTCCTCGTCAGTATGTCCTGCGAGGCCGGCACGCCGCACTGGACGCTGACCGCGGTGGTTCTCCTGGGCTTTCTGCTGGGGATCGTGTCAGCGTACCCTTTACCGAGCAGCAGGACAAATGCAACTTTACTGGAGAAAAGATGGGAGACCCTCTTCTCCCGCTCTGTACTGGGGATCTCTGGGGAGAAACCGGAGCTGAACTGGGAGAGTGACTATCTGCTGGGCATCAAAAGAGTGCGGAGGCTCTACTGCAACGTGGGCATCGGGTTTCACCTTCAGATCCTCCCCGACGGCAGGATAAACGGTGTACATAATGAAAACCAGTACA GTCTAATAGAGATCTCTACGGTGGAGAGAGGAGTGGTGAGCCTATATGGGGTGAAGAGTGAGTTGTTTGTCGCAATGAACAGCCGTGGAAGGTTATACGGAACG ACAGTCTTCCATGACGAGTGCAAGTTCAAGGAGAGCATGCTCCCGAACAACTACAATGCCTACGAGTCTCTGGTTTACAGAGGCTCCTACATAGCACTCAGCAAGCATGGCCGCGTGAAGAGGGGCAACAAGGCCACCACTGCCATGACTGTAACGCACTTCCTACCCCGAATATGA